The following proteins are co-located in the Brevibacillus laterosporus DSM 25 genome:
- a CDS encoding ABC transporter ATP-binding protein, with product MNRGVSGPERSKGMGGPMEKGMTGIPVVKPKNSMEALKRLWGYLREQRWPLFLVFFLVLASSGFALMGPLLIGKAIDSMGITTGQVQFPLLAKIVGSLIIVYILGALASWLQTYLMASVSQKTVKSMRKDIFDKVQTLPLRFFDERPRGDLMSRLTNDVENINNTLSQATTQIFSSLITVIGAVGMMLMLSPSLTLVSLIVVPLGLFITKKIAERTRKLFLEQQTELGQLNGYIEEMISGQRVVKAFNREQETIDQFAEKNQRLKKVGAQAQVFSGIIPPLMNAINNVSFALVAGIGGYMAVQGAITIGIITAFLNYSKQFARPLNEMANQFNMLQSAFAGAERVFEVLDEEPEFADQTVARSLGQVEGKVEFKDVTFGYKSDKPVLQAINLTAEPGQMIALVGPTGSGKTTIVNLLMRFYDVQKGSVIVDGQDIRQIEKEDLRSSIGMVLQDTYLFAGTVMENIRYGKLDATDEQVMYAARMANAHSFIERLPDGYHTKLTEDASNISQGQRQLLTIARAILADPSILILDEATSSIDTRTEMQIQKALKVLMQGRTSFVIAHRLSTIQEADQILVINQGEIMERGSHQELLEQKGFYYNLYHTQFKNQAS from the coding sequence ATGAATCGAGGAGTATCAGGACCGGAACGTTCAAAAGGAATGGGTGGTCCCATGGAAAAAGGGATGACTGGCATTCCAGTTGTTAAACCGAAAAATTCCATGGAGGCGCTCAAACGGCTTTGGGGATATTTACGGGAACAGCGCTGGCCGTTATTCTTGGTTTTTTTCCTAGTGCTGGCTAGCTCTGGCTTTGCTTTGATGGGGCCCTTACTGATTGGAAAGGCTATTGATAGCATGGGGATAACCACTGGGCAGGTTCAATTCCCCCTGTTAGCCAAGATTGTTGGTAGTTTAATCATCGTATATATATTAGGGGCGCTTGCTTCCTGGTTACAAACCTATCTAATGGCAAGCGTATCGCAGAAGACGGTCAAGAGTATGCGGAAGGATATCTTTGATAAGGTACAGACACTGCCTTTGCGCTTCTTTGATGAAAGGCCTCGCGGCGATTTAATGAGTCGTCTAACCAATGATGTGGAGAATATTAACAACACACTATCACAAGCGACAACACAAATCTTTTCCAGTCTCATTACTGTTATAGGGGCAGTTGGAATGATGCTGATGTTAAGCCCTTCTTTAACGTTAGTGAGTCTCATCGTGGTTCCACTTGGTTTATTTATTACAAAGAAAATTGCCGAACGTACACGTAAGCTGTTTTTAGAACAACAGACAGAGCTAGGGCAATTAAATGGATATATTGAAGAAATGATTTCAGGGCAACGGGTGGTAAAAGCTTTTAATCGGGAACAAGAGACTATCGATCAATTTGCCGAAAAAAATCAACGTTTGAAAAAAGTGGGGGCTCAAGCTCAGGTTTTCTCTGGAATCATTCCCCCACTGATGAATGCTATTAATAATGTAAGCTTTGCGTTGGTTGCAGGCATCGGAGGGTACATGGCTGTACAAGGGGCTATTACGATCGGGATCATAACTGCTTTTTTAAATTACTCTAAGCAGTTTGCTCGTCCGCTAAATGAGATGGCAAATCAATTTAACATGCTACAATCAGCTTTTGCTGGTGCAGAACGTGTATTTGAGGTATTGGATGAGGAACCGGAATTCGCTGATCAGACGGTGGCTCGTTCCCTTGGACAAGTGGAAGGAAAAGTAGAATTTAAGGATGTTACTTTTGGTTATAAGTCAGATAAACCTGTTTTACAAGCGATTAATCTGACAGCCGAACCTGGACAGATGATCGCTCTGGTGGGACCTACTGGCTCAGGTAAAACAACAATTGTAAATCTATTGATGAGATTCTACGATGTGCAAAAGGGAAGTGTCATCGTGGATGGACAGGATATACGTCAGATTGAAAAAGAGGATCTGCGTTCATCTATCGGTATGGTGCTACAGGATACCTATCTATTTGCAGGAACTGTAATGGAAAATATTCGCTACGGTAAGCTTGATGCTACAGATGAGCAGGTCATGTATGCAGCCCGTATGGCGAATGCCCATTCCTTTATTGAGCGCTTGCCAGACGGCTATCATACGAAGCTCACGGAGGATGCTAGCAATATCAGCCAAGGACAGCGACAATTGCTGACCATTGCGCGAGCTATTTTAGCAGACCCATCCATCTTGATTTTGGACGAGGCAACCAGCAGTATTGATACAAGAACTGAGATGCAAATACAGAAAGCATTGAAAGTGTTGATGCAAGGACGTACTAGCTTCGTGATTGCTCATCGCTTGAGTACCATTCAGGAAGCAGATCAAATCTTGGTCATTAACCAGGGAGAGATTATGGAGCGAGGTAGCCATCAAGAATTACTGGAGCAAAAGGGCTTTTACTATAATCTGTATCATACACAATTTAAGAATCAAGCTTCGTAA
- a CDS encoding DedA family protein: MHLDTILELINQYGYFALFFALWLGIVGMPIPDEVIVMTGGMVGSFGILQSVPAFFVTYLGVISGLSLGYILGYKIGVPVLDRIRRKRHMDSYIVRAEYLLQKYGSQALVISYFLPIVRHVVPYLVGISKMSFRRYALFSFTTGFVWTLIFFILGHLLGSNAASVGYLIADYSKYLLIILPVIAVGVFFMVTKMKRKKINAMKG; encoded by the coding sequence GTGCATTTGGACACGATACTAGAGTTAATTAATCAATACGGCTACTTTGCCTTGTTTTTTGCATTATGGTTAGGCATTGTTGGTATGCCGATTCCAGATGAAGTGATTGTCATGACGGGAGGAATGGTTGGTTCATTTGGTATTCTTCAATCGGTTCCGGCCTTTTTTGTTACCTATTTAGGAGTAATTTCTGGGTTGTCACTTGGATATATATTAGGATATAAGATTGGAGTTCCCGTATTAGATCGCATTCGACGTAAAAGGCATATGGATAGCTATATTGTACGAGCTGAATATCTTTTGCAAAAGTATGGGAGCCAAGCATTGGTGATTAGTTACTTTCTACCGATTGTGCGCCATGTAGTACCTTACTTGGTTGGGATTAGCAAAATGTCTTTTCGACGTTACGCTTTGTTCTCTTTTACGACTGGATTTGTTTGGACACTTATATTTTTTATTCTCGGTCACCTCTTAGGTAGCAATGCTGCTTCTGTTGGGTACCTGATTGCTGATTATAGCAAATATCTCCTGATTATTTTACCGGTAATAGCGGTTGGAGTCTTTTTTATGGTTACCAAAATGAAAAGAAAAAAGATAAATGCAATGAAAGGATAG
- the blaOXA gene encoding class D beta-lactamase yields MRLLKYGAVLLLSVAMAGCSVMAKESELQRPANIPEKTEIVNLSKMEVKEFFPNDEGTFILRDLEKNSTFIFNEERAKQPQAPESTFKVMNALIGLQVKAVDDEYTVKRWDGVKRDLDVWNKDHTLGSAMRYSTVWYYQQLARDIGADRMKEWLHKASYGNQDITGGIDKFWLNSSLKITPLEQADFLEKLYKEQLPFDKQVMKTVKRMMIQQDEDLYTLYGKTGTRNTPPVGWFVGFVTVEGHPYIFVTNVNGEGSSSGIKAKNITLQILKKYNMLPTPSQNK; encoded by the coding sequence ATGAGACTACTTAAATATGGTGCGGTGTTACTACTAAGTGTGGCAATGGCTGGATGCTCAGTAATGGCAAAGGAGTCTGAGCTACAAAGACCTGCAAATATACCTGAAAAAACAGAGATCGTTAATTTATCAAAAATGGAAGTGAAAGAATTTTTTCCGAACGACGAAGGTACGTTTATCCTACGTGATCTGGAAAAAAATTCGACCTTTATTTTTAATGAAGAAAGAGCGAAACAACCGCAAGCACCTGAATCTACTTTTAAAGTCATGAATGCTTTAATTGGTCTTCAAGTAAAAGCAGTGGACGATGAATATACCGTGAAGCGCTGGGATGGTGTGAAGCGCGACCTTGATGTCTGGAACAAGGATCATACGCTTGGTTCGGCGATGCGCTATTCAACCGTTTGGTACTATCAGCAGTTGGCCCGTGATATCGGTGCAGATCGAATGAAGGAATGGTTACATAAAGCTTCCTATGGAAATCAGGATATTACTGGTGGGATTGATAAGTTTTGGCTAAACAGCTCATTAAAGATCACACCGCTTGAACAAGCTGATTTCTTAGAAAAGCTATATAAAGAACAATTACCGTTTGATAAGCAAGTAATGAAGACTGTTAAACGTATGATGATTCAGCAGGATGAGGATTTATACACGCTTTATGGTAAAACAGGTACACGCAATACACCGCCAGTTGGCTGGTTTGTAGGATTTGTTACGGTAGAGGGACATCCTTATATCTTTGTTACCAATGTAAATGGAGAAGGAAGCTCTTCTGGAATAAAAGCTAAAAATATTACATTACAAATCCTCAAGAAATATAACATGCTCCCAACGCCATCCCAAAACAAATAG
- a CDS encoding ABC transporter ATP-binding protein has product MGLLQVTNVSKIYGGKIPYRALTDVNFHIEEGEFIAIMGPSGSGKTTLLNLIATIDIPTTGHILLNGENPHKIKKSKLAVFRRRNLGFVFQDFNLLDTLTMGENILLPLALDFYKIPDMKQKLDEIATQLEISHILQKRPYEVSGGQNQRAAIARAIIHSPSLLLADEPTGNLDSKSTRIVMETLQNINVTKKTTMMMVTHDPVAASYCDRVLFIKDGTLYNEIQRGESRQVFFQQILDVLALLGGSTYDLSTVHRN; this is encoded by the coding sequence ATGGGACTTCTTCAGGTAACAAACGTTAGCAAAATATATGGGGGGAAAATTCCCTATCGAGCTTTAACCGACGTGAATTTCCACATAGAAGAGGGCGAGTTTATTGCGATAATGGGGCCGTCAGGTAGCGGTAAAACGACCTTATTGAACCTTATCGCTACAATTGATATCCCGACCACTGGACATATTCTATTAAATGGTGAAAACCCACATAAAATCAAAAAATCAAAATTAGCAGTGTTTCGCAGACGTAATCTAGGCTTTGTGTTTCAGGATTTTAACCTATTAGATACGTTAACAATGGGTGAAAATATCTTATTGCCACTCGCGCTTGATTTTTACAAGATTCCTGACATGAAACAGAAATTGGATGAGATCGCTACGCAGCTAGAGATTAGCCACATTTTACAAAAACGGCCCTATGAGGTATCGGGGGGGCAAAATCAACGTGCTGCCATTGCTAGAGCCATCATCCATTCTCCCTCACTTTTACTAGCAGACGAGCCTACAGGTAATCTGGATTCCAAATCAACACGTATTGTCATGGAGACCTTGCAAAACATTAACGTTACAAAAAAAACCACGATGATGATGGTGACACACGATCCTGTAGCGGCAAGCTACTGTGATCGCGTTTTATTCATCAAGGATGGCACCCTATATAATGAGATTCAACGCGGAGAGAGTCGCCAGGTGTTCTTCCAACAAATTTTAGATGTTCTTGCGCTTTTAGGGGGAAGTACCTATGACCTTTCTACAGTTCATCGCAACTAA
- the rfbF gene encoding glucose-1-phosphate cytidylyltransferase has protein sequence MKAVILAGGYGTRIGEETHLKPKPMIEIGTKPILWHIMKIFSYYGINEFIICLGYKGHLIKEYFSNYNLHMSDFTLDMSKNEVINHSNNAEPWKVTLIDTGEGTETGGRIKRIQKYVGNETFCLTYGDGVGNIHIKKLIEFHQKYGKYATVTAVQPPGRFGSLMLLDQMVIDFKEKPLGDGGWINGGFFVLEPAIFSFISDDQTIWETNSLVKLAKQNQLAAYRHDGFWHPMDTLRDKQKLMDLWDRKNAPWKVW, from the coding sequence ATGAAAGCAGTTATTCTTGCTGGTGGGTATGGAACGAGGATTGGAGAAGAAACTCATTTAAAGCCTAAACCAATGATTGAAATAGGGACAAAACCCATTCTTTGGCATATCATGAAAATCTTTAGTTATTACGGAATCAATGAATTTATCATTTGTTTAGGATACAAAGGACATCTCATTAAAGAATATTTTTCAAATTATAACTTGCATATGTCAGACTTTACGCTCGATATGAGTAAAAATGAAGTCATTAATCATTCCAACAACGCAGAGCCTTGGAAAGTAACACTTATCGATACCGGTGAAGGTACGGAAACTGGTGGACGTATTAAGAGGATACAAAAATACGTTGGTAACGAAACGTTTTGTCTTACGTACGGAGACGGTGTAGGGAATATTCATATAAAAAAACTGATTGAATTTCACCAAAAGTATGGCAAATATGCTACGGTTACTGCGGTTCAGCCACCTGGAAGATTCGGCTCTCTTATGCTTTTGGATCAAATGGTTATAGACTTTAAAGAGAAGCCTTTAGGAGACGGTGGCTGGATAAATGGTGGATTTTTTGTTTTAGAGCCTGCCATTTTTTCCTTTATCAGTGACGACCAAACCATTTGGGAAACAAATTCTTTAGTCAAATTAGCAAAACAAAATCAGCTTGCTGCCTATCGTCACGATGGATTTTGGCATCCAATGGATACATTACGAGATAAGCAAAAGTTAATGGATTTATGGGATAGGAAAAATGCCCCTTGGAAGGTTTGGTAG
- a CDS encoding FHA domain-containing protein, translated as MLGVEAYLFIKKGDSNQTTVKKFITETECTIGRRGATYQPDLSFTSLFISRQHAVIRQERNQYVLYDLDSKHGTEVNGQPLQNAPHVLQYGDRITLAKGEAEFIFFTLENDLDVTREFIRPLGASKDQMAKQVEPVAVHVSMDVKGLTINVERREILLDGDCLYLSGKDIDLLMLMYERVNQAVSYDEMKVHVWPERTSTVDGLPDVGRAEINALVYRLRKRLGEYGDKIITIPRYGYMLDL; from the coding sequence ATGTTGGGAGTAGAAGCATATCTCTTCATTAAAAAAGGAGATTCCAACCAGACAACGGTCAAAAAATTCATTACAGAGACCGAATGTACAATTGGTAGACGTGGGGCGACGTATCAACCTGATTTATCTTTTACCAGTTTATTTATATCAAGACAGCACGCTGTCATCCGCCAAGAGAGAAATCAATACGTTCTTTATGATCTAGACAGTAAACATGGAACTGAGGTAAATGGACAACCGCTCCAGAATGCCCCGCATGTTTTACAATACGGAGATCGTATTACATTGGCAAAAGGAGAGGCAGAATTTATTTTCTTTACATTGGAAAATGACTTGGATGTAACAAGGGAGTTTATTCGACCGCTTGGTGCTAGTAAGGATCAGATGGCGAAACAGGTTGAGCCAGTGGCAGTTCATGTAAGTATGGATGTGAAGGGCTTAACCATCAATGTGGAGAGAAGAGAAATCCTGCTGGATGGGGATTGTCTTTATTTATCGGGAAAAGATATTGATTTGTTGATGCTCATGTACGAGCGTGTAAATCAAGCTGTTAGCTATGATGAGATGAAAGTGCATGTGTGGCCAGAACGAACATCCACAGTAGATGGATTGCCAGATGTAGGTCGAGCCGAAATTAATGCATTGGTTTACCGTTTACGTAAGAGGTTGGGTGAGTACGGTGATAAAATTATCACCATACCGCGGTACGGATATATGTTGGACTTATAA
- a CDS encoding MarR family winged helix-turn-helix transcriptional regulator — protein MEETPYLDSLELLLSRVVRTYNYKMWQMSHEVGIYPGQLPVLFLLKKKNGRVQKELVNKMKVKAATVTVMLNRMEKSGLIERHPDPDDLRASRVYLTELGKEKLERIEEVIKEIEKKCFEGFREEEKILLRRFLTHMHRNLSE, from the coding sequence ATGGAAGAGACTCCTTATCTAGATTCTCTAGAACTGCTACTATCGCGTGTGGTGCGAACGTATAATTATAAAATGTGGCAAATGTCGCATGAAGTAGGAATCTACCCAGGACAATTGCCTGTTTTGTTTCTGTTGAAAAAGAAAAATGGAAGAGTACAAAAGGAACTGGTCAATAAGATGAAGGTAAAGGCAGCTACGGTTACCGTCATGCTTAATCGTATGGAGAAATCTGGATTGATTGAACGTCATCCTGACCCTGATGACCTAAGAGCATCCCGAGTTTATTTAACTGAATTGGGAAAAGAGAAACTAGAGCGGATTGAAGAAGTGATTAAAGAGATTGAGAAGAAATGCTTCGAAGGTTTTCGAGAGGAAGAGAAAATCTTACTTCGACGATTTTTAACTCATATGCATCGAAATTTATCGGAGTAA
- a CDS encoding ABC transporter permease — translation MTFLQFIATNVRRKFRFYLAYFLSVTFVIMIYFTYGMFIYHPGTTTQGLHYLVVNGMTAAEVIIFCFSFAFIWYSTNIFLKMRKKEFAVLAILGISRWQINFMIFMENLLLVTLSMVAGIGFGLLFSKSFFIFASAILDMEEIPFYIPTEALLLTVASFYTAFLLISLFTLFTTKHRSIKVLLDESRKPKKEPKGSVILALFSILCIGSAYYITFTLKNDIFEVIRWMFIVILLTCVGTYFFYSQFGAFLINWVKKKPILYWRGTRIIWLSDLAYRIKDNAQMFFMVTIVSTVAFTSAGALISVLGILGMVKDTLPLTIEYTYHNDEKLESKKSTQIIEDHLTNYHVNYQRVEVEDLYFSKPARADVIKVSAYNQLAALLERETYQIKKGEALWIRANYLPQDGSPELLTKDGKPFRLVNKIDKPILSYQWNTLAVSDEDFAYLKEKASSSYTVVGYVVHEWRKGGPINKDAVAFSKEINQKLAQDQHPLVRDAYYSEAKRAVGSALFIGLFVAVIFYVCAGSFLYFRLYMDLDRDKQYYQTISKIGLSIEEWQKSMTVQIALLFFVPFTLAIVHTSVALVGLQKVYSSGTFVSIFKTSILSILIFFVLQLVYFLIVRSHFLQKLKRHLV, via the coding sequence ATGACCTTTCTACAGTTCATCGCAACTAATGTACGGCGTAAATTTAGGTTTTATTTAGCTTATTTTTTAAGTGTCACTTTTGTCATTATGATTTATTTTACCTACGGCATGTTTATTTATCATCCAGGAACAACCACACAAGGTCTACATTACTTGGTGGTTAATGGAATGACTGCAGCCGAAGTAATCATCTTTTGTTTTTCCTTTGCTTTCATCTGGTACTCTACGAATATCTTTCTTAAGATGCGTAAAAAAGAATTTGCCGTTTTAGCTATACTTGGTATTTCGCGTTGGCAAATTAATTTTATGATATTTATGGAAAACCTGTTGTTAGTCACTTTATCTATGGTAGCTGGTATTGGATTTGGCCTGCTATTCTCCAAATCCTTCTTCATATTCGCTTCAGCCATTCTTGATATGGAGGAAATACCATTTTATATACCTACCGAGGCACTTTTGCTTACAGTTGCTTCATTTTATACTGCATTTTTGCTGATCTCTTTGTTTACTTTGTTTACAACGAAGCATCGGAGTATCAAGGTTTTACTTGATGAGTCACGTAAACCTAAAAAGGAGCCTAAAGGATCTGTTATTTTAGCTCTTTTCTCTATCCTTTGCATTGGATCAGCCTACTATATTACGTTTACACTCAAAAACGATATCTTTGAAGTCATAAGGTGGATGTTTATTGTCATCCTATTAACCTGTGTTGGTACTTACTTTTTCTACTCACAATTTGGGGCATTCTTAATTAATTGGGTTAAGAAAAAACCCATTCTCTACTGGCGTGGAACCCGGATCATCTGGCTATCCGATCTAGCTTATCGCATTAAGGATAATGCCCAGATGTTTTTTATGGTAACCATTGTCTCCACCGTCGCCTTTACTTCGGCAGGAGCCTTGATCAGTGTCCTAGGTATACTTGGTATGGTAAAGGATACACTTCCACTGACAATCGAGTATACGTACCATAACGATGAGAAGCTTGAGAGTAAAAAATCGACACAAATCATTGAAGATCACCTAACTAATTATCATGTAAACTATCAGCGAGTCGAGGTAGAGGATTTATATTTTTCCAAGCCTGCACGTGCAGATGTAATAAAGGTATCGGCTTATAATCAATTAGCAGCACTTCTAGAGCGTGAAACGTATCAAATTAAGAAAGGGGAGGCCCTTTGGATTAGAGCAAACTATTTACCTCAGGATGGTAGCCCTGAACTTCTTACAAAAGACGGCAAGCCTTTTCGCTTGGTAAACAAGATAGACAAGCCAATCCTTTCTTACCAATGGAACACATTAGCTGTATCCGATGAAGACTTTGCCTATTTGAAGGAAAAAGCATCCTCTAGCTATACCGTTGTAGGCTATGTTGTTCATGAGTGGAGAAAGGGAGGACCTATCAATAAAGATGCGGTAGCCTTCTCAAAAGAAATAAACCAAAAGCTGGCTCAAGACCAACACCCTCTAGTCCGTGACGCCTACTATTCTGAAGCTAAGCGGGCAGTTGGCAGTGCGCTATTTATCGGCTTATTTGTAGCCGTCATATTTTATGTTTGTGCGGGAAGCTTTTTATACTTCCGACTCTACATGGATCTTGACCGGGATAAACAATATTATCAAACAATCTCTAAGATTGGCTTATCAATAGAAGAATGGCAAAAAAGCATGACTGTCCAGATCGCTCTACTCTTCTTTGTTCCATTCACATTGGCTATCGTTCACACGTCAGTCGCTTTAGTTGGCCTGCAAAAGGTATATTCAAGTGGTACCTTCGTTTCCATTTTTAAAACATCGATTCTAAGCATTCTGATCTTCTTTGTACTTCAACTCGTTTATTTCCTAATTGTTCGCTCTCACTTTTTACAAAAACTAAAAAGACACCTTGTTTAA
- a CDS encoding ABC transporter ATP-binding protein, translating into MGKLFRYMLPYKKYAVAAIALMFLEVVMDLLQPTLMAHIVDQGVANGDVTYIIQTGLIMVGVALLGIVGGVGCIYFASIVSQNFGADVRQDLFSHIQTFSFDKLDQFKTSSLITRLTNDVTQVQNVVLMMLRMLTRFPLLFIGGMIMAFSLNAKMALVLVVTVPLLILALMVIIKKGFPLFKKVQASLDKVNGVTRENLAGVRVVKAFVRSDYEKERFQTENDQLADISVKAARTMALMMPIMMLLMNLSIVAIIWFGGFQVNIGSMKLGEVIAFTNYMTQILFALMMAGMMLMMVSRAKVSADRIMEVMDTKTTISDVGHKDVQMHTGMIEFDHVSFQYAGTSGEPVLKDLSFTVTPGERIAILGATGSGKSTLVNLLPRFYDVTEGRILLDGTDIRELKLQELRKNIGMVLQEAVLFSGTIRDNIRWGDPEASDDQVMAAAKAAQADEFIDKLPAGYDTVVGQRGVNLSGGQKQRLSIARALLTKPDILILDDSTSAVDLTTEALIQKALKEQLGHATCFIVAQRISSVIEADKIIVLENGQISAIGTHQELLERSDVYQDIYRSQVREEAI; encoded by the coding sequence ATGGGTAAACTTTTTAGGTATATGTTACCTTACAAGAAATATGCAGTAGCAGCTATTGCGCTCATGTTTCTTGAAGTGGTTATGGATTTACTGCAACCGACGCTGATGGCTCATATTGTAGACCAAGGTGTCGCTAATGGAGATGTGACCTATATCATTCAAACAGGTTTGATTATGGTAGGGGTTGCTCTTTTAGGGATTGTTGGCGGTGTAGGCTGTATTTACTTTGCCAGCATCGTGTCCCAAAATTTTGGTGCAGATGTAAGGCAAGATCTGTTTAGTCATATACAGACCTTTTCTTTTGACAAACTGGATCAGTTCAAAACCTCTTCTTTAATTACACGACTTACTAATGATGTTACACAGGTACAAAACGTAGTACTGATGATGTTACGCATGCTAACACGATTCCCGCTGCTATTTATAGGTGGGATGATTATGGCATTTTCATTGAATGCCAAAATGGCGCTTGTGCTGGTTGTGACAGTCCCCCTTTTGATCCTAGCGCTTATGGTAATTATTAAGAAAGGCTTTCCTTTGTTTAAAAAAGTTCAGGCTAGCTTGGATAAAGTAAACGGAGTTACACGTGAAAATTTGGCGGGGGTAAGGGTAGTAAAGGCTTTCGTTCGTTCTGATTACGAAAAGGAACGTTTCCAAACAGAGAATGACCAATTAGCCGATATATCCGTAAAGGCAGCGCGGACAATGGCTCTGATGATGCCGATTATGATGCTATTAATGAATCTAAGCATCGTCGCGATCATTTGGTTTGGTGGTTTTCAAGTGAATATAGGTAGTATGAAGCTTGGAGAAGTAATTGCTTTTACCAATTATATGACGCAGATTTTGTTCGCCTTAATGATGGCTGGGATGATGCTAATGATGGTATCACGGGCAAAGGTGTCTGCCGATCGGATCATGGAGGTAATGGATACCAAAACCACGATTTCGGATGTTGGGCATAAAGATGTTCAAATGCATACAGGAATGATTGAATTTGACCATGTTTCCTTTCAGTATGCTGGTACTAGTGGCGAACCTGTACTGAAAGATTTATCGTTTACGGTGACACCAGGAGAACGAATTGCGATCTTGGGAGCTACGGGTTCAGGTAAATCTACATTGGTCAATTTACTTCCACGTTTCTATGATGTGACAGAGGGACGCATTTTATTGGATGGAACTGATATTCGTGAGCTGAAATTACAGGAGCTTCGTAAAAACATTGGAATGGTTCTACAGGAGGCAGTACTGTTCTCTGGAACAATACGCGATAATATTCGCTGGGGTGATCCCGAAGCTTCAGATGATCAAGTGATGGCCGCAGCAAAGGCAGCTCAAGCTGATGAATTTATTGATAAATTACCTGCCGGCTATGATACAGTGGTTGGTCAACGTGGAGTCAATCTATCTGGCGGACAAAAACAGCGTTTGTCTATTGCTCGTGCTCTACTGACAAAACCAGACATTCTTATTTTGGATGATAGCACGAGTGCAGTTGATTTGACCACCGAAGCTCTCATTCAAAAAGCGCTAAAAGAGCAATTAGGACATGCGACTTGTTTTATTGTTGCACAACGCATTAGCTCTGTAATCGAAGCAGATAAAATTATTGTGTTAGAGAACGGCCAGATTTCAGCTATTGGAACTCACCAAGAGCTGTTAGAACGCTCGGATGTTTATCAGGATATCTATCGTTCCCAAGTGAGAGAGGAGGCGATTTAG
- a CDS encoding DUF418 domain-containing protein, which produces MTALSVTKKERIVSMDILRGIALMGILLVNAPAYMTYIEGQTVSQHAFDPTLRLLYDLFITTKFFSIFSFLFGLGFYIFMSRAEARGDKPFILFVRRLGALFLFGILHILTWFGDILVYYAIMGFLLMPFYRRSARTILSWSMGLFAITVLASGIAALQTYLGTPVPEFISTFKSDTFAILGMFLLGLYVGKQNIVAEVDKHVHLFRRTQLITFILSIIPFAGILWCHFTDNPLKEILKPFFSRMDTYPMALLYMSSLFLLLRNERVATILKPFANYGRLGLTSYFTQNIIGSIIISLLGWSNGYTLVQSFYMAMIILVIQLIISNLYFLKFKQGPLEFIWRKLTYGFKRKERATT; this is translated from the coding sequence ATGACCGCACTATCGGTCACAAAAAAAGAGCGTATCGTTTCGATGGATATCTTGCGTGGAATTGCACTTATGGGTATTTTGCTGGTAAATGCACCGGCCTATATGACTTATATTGAAGGACAAACCGTGAGTCAGCATGCTTTTGATCCTACCTTACGCCTTTTGTATGATTTATTCATTACAACGAAATTTTTCAGTATTTTTTCGTTCCTGTTTGGACTTGGTTTCTATATTTTCATGAGTCGTGCAGAAGCGCGTGGCGATAAACCGTTTATTCTTTTTGTCCGTCGTCTGGGGGCACTCTTTTTATTCGGTATTTTACACATACTTACTTGGTTTGGAGATATTCTAGTCTATTATGCTATTATGGGATTTTTGTTGATGCCCTTCTATCGTAGGTCGGCACGAACCATCCTGAGTTGGTCAATGGGACTTTTTGCTATAACAGTATTAGCTAGTGGGATTGCTGCCCTACAAACATATCTTGGTACTCCAGTGCCAGAGTTTATCAGCACTTTCAAGAGCGATACTTTTGCCATTTTGGGGATGTTTTTACTAGGACTCTATGTGGGTAAACAAAATATTGTAGCGGAAGTAGATAAACACGTACATCTGTTTAGACGTACACAGCTTATTACATTCATACTGAGTATCATTCCTTTTGCCGGTATTCTGTGGTGCCATTTTACAGATAACCCTCTAAAAGAAATACTCAAACCATTTTTCTCCCGCATGGATACTTATCCAATGGCCTTGTTATACATGAGTAGTCTGTTCCTTCTGTTACGTAATGAGCGAGTGGCTACTATCTTAAAACCATTTGCTAATTACGGTCGTCTAGGCTTAACCTCTTATTTTACACAAAATATAATTGGGTCTATTATCATTTCTCTGCTTGGTTGGTCGAATGGTTATACATTAGTTCAATCCTTCTACATGGCGATGATCATCCTTGTCATTCAATTGATCATAAGTAATCTGTATTTCTTGAAATTCAAGCAGGGTCCGTTAGAGTTTATTTGGAGAAAATTAACGTACGGTTTTAAACGGAAAGAAAGAGCGACAACTTAA